From one Euwallacea fornicatus isolate EFF26 chromosome 4, ASM4011564v1, whole genome shotgun sequence genomic stretch:
- the enok gene encoding histone acetyltransferase KAT6B isoform X2 codes for MNEPEEVAQEVWTAWILDAIRKIRTQKQRPSVERICHAIRLHHNYHEDVIAEHLEVAVKDGAVLKIFNKGQSSYKDPGGLQQNRTLKLHKGIDLSKVVTKAVRELGERDGSSLKAIEKYIHQSHTVVESPEADLSTLIRLGAKRAAVRQFVIPNGKNYKYNYSLQSSQSRRKLDAQKKIAENEPDITVRAPTALPICAECLGTEAKNKKGLPEKLSACAECGSLVHLSCTTSGAELAALIAKGGKWFCEDCKVCDACGNSGVSMCLLCCCNCDRNYHMGCMDPPADKKLKCPWRCRHCLTHHDNVSKMQKKQPGSAIKKKMDKVREKVKDRKLPRSKGDASDTAESPVSPSCIDPPTSNTPVRKGKSASLSADDKTGTQGTQNPIKLSSTSKSSLEIHSPLNASMRENTESGETLAIMSKEKQKFFKHSAFNSEKMGSRFKEKISLKANEQEKDGGRRKARTDKSSVDKLPKKAESKSEKALQEKKFAINGKKREDSSPPFKRSQRLRATTKAEEEEKPILRRSGRTEARKKEEKLSSDDEESLSGEESSSEECSSSSCESDSDSDEEDSDSSIENSQSDSNIRMQRVVIPQNNSKIKTFGSISGIEQDKDAPWGFAAAAQGMETRKTAKDKDGKRDGQNLFSEAVSLFETSSEKIDAKHDDRKAAQGLGQLKGLFDGLSHFFSTPSPSRASRTQPNYNPNKRKPKDEPSKKEPELNSDKDDLKDEPPNEPKKSSDPIPQPFLPPSPALSPSDLVKSAVNSQRLETTEQLKPIKAEDQVKSAVLSDKLSVTPAKKRIQQVPSTPSFNSQTDDVRPFQLPPGCNHKDLELFKEAREKANAHTAALLQEAELANQNSMLVSPSKLMQEQPRNPGAIEFGKYEIHTWYSSPFPQEYARLPKLFLCEFCLKYTKSKAVLKRHQDKCTWRHPPATEIYRCGDISVFEVDGNVNKIYCQNLCLLAKLFLDHKTLYYDVEPFLFYVLTKNDKKGCHLVGYFSKEKHCIQKYNVSCIMTMPHYQRQGFGRFLIDFSYLLSKEEGQPGTPEKPLSDLGKVSYYSYWKSVVLEYLVTHRNEQIDLTLISKETGMYCQDVALALQLLGFIKYVSTDEGRTKVIASVDWEKVDNHAERVAKSKTRIPIDVECLRWKPLLSNAASQFREDKSDEDSGRTGTETSANIIIAPETIIIENTLGVKLKRGKKRKVSVSKILKTPKPESQKRNNVAIEAAPEVASASEEFEVTSSGRKRTRPMKFNETTYADRKPIKTQVTGDNKRKKTEPDIDKDVVKKAKIEEKSDVSSDHVKTASKSDEECAIKSSVEEPVKEGENPDKSDIISTPASSTRLKRSTPQSKEKVVGERWSQRRAKRQKELNGLQKVEEHSQQESENVDDQPNVLLPEPNKSKQQSLNENIKTDTGQQPSEELEVEAGTKLVGTPQLKKKRPVKKRRAWNKSRRLPIGDLPSAQPTLPQLIKAKQLHRSGKGSESDSVVSERSEDDQFGTGINSNQVGTAVSPVDKLSDKIKLKKPSRISTEEDSSAEADDEMENDELPIHKDSTPMKYKYSKMTPTRDEHLRTPPKNKTSPLLKSGEGDRKALYSSTTSESETEIDGQKIKTISSKKMLELSKNSSFDFSEGVKEEDQAQKSTQESNEVKQGEDQLKCTSKTSSPVAVESSRMSVDMEIERLEDSQVIIEQKNQIIQKTQQPEVNETSAPSKSASEQKVQTPELKSQVPEDIGISNKQASPSATNPQVPEVQETVPTSSTSSIVVPAELLRVESPKTIPSVVTKGEQVASPALSQAGPEQATTDICKPPISSVPLNIEHVDLKLQIPIEQSYIPQTAFPNAPINNPVIKASSPKMPTPSHELHVSQTSNPPQTSIVPQPLIFDKPTLAAATNESELRKSCISDSQPAELMNLKPVELLPSKEIAKPMKAPQPQQKLSPEKPSKDLGQLQPPSKEVCIPPQLQPPPKELCIPSQPQPISEVKSVIEKTPLKDVKTPSHDSKYTEAREKHKEEHKVASKQELRVERNKPEKYEDKRFQQKIFEDKLSFEQNEALLAASMASQGYHMNMNMTPQYPWQWERLWNNKYYDPTKRDYPSYPMPPLQFPLDMIPTAKQPPSAEKEKPSSKSHRYDSPKYSQPLNSSSSRASSSASKNEHKDKNQSPRKEERMKLKLDQEASRTAAEQYKVNCSVPNTIPNIEPKHPCEPSMQLSHSGKIINKQKEEPQKLDNRDIMHQHTVLKQPPQTAPEMPPSMGVYTPDSTTNSVHSLPFASCELDVSHMGLESPASISSDMASQNSVEVVRPSSTVSSHSGHGNAVQVPQTNYDCMQQHTLQAQGVTIPASSPGLNNTMQIQQQSPQHPNSGSSGKRQMQQQRSRANTPSSKQHNMRATPPNSVQPQSSAASSARHRTTPPGGLQHQHAMQMSPSGGNAQHPVMQHQHQQQLQQHLHQQVAAAHQGYPQHLASTAMHHQHSHHGHHSVISQANYIPVATTQGFSAQGSSTYVNVPMTSVIQHRMAQQGGISPLGTLTSGHQNLAASPNCAVTTGASFYIQANPHTHAHSSRATVPTPSPNSLQGNAAQPNSGNASCSLAKLQQMVHDNTGQTAACNTMTPPPTSMTPPSHHPHTMTPPPSHQAMIQNQSVRNLTPPSAIPSNLQQQVLGYHKYYQTNMNVNQLSGSVTPPIGQNIGRSPRNSTSNVAAMQHMQTGSSRGSANVSLNPYVMNNSLNGYRIAPQQAPSAVTGYITNTPAGFMNNQLPTMQMMNMAAQTQYQDPAALQRAQQSTMYTYNYINGIMRR; via the exons ATGAACGAACCAGAAGAAGTAGCTCAGGAAGTATGGACGGCATGGATTCTCGATGCCATCCGCAAAATCCGTACTCAAAAACAACGTCCCAGTGTTGAAAGAATTTGCCATGCCATAAGATTACACCATAACTACCACGAAGACGTAATCGCAGAACACTTGGAAGTGGCTGTTAAAGATGgtgcagttttaaaaatatttaataaaggcCAAAGCTCTTATAAAGATCCTGGAGGACTTCAACAAAATCGTACCCTTAAACTCCATAAAGGCATTGATTTGAGCAAAGTTGTGACCAAAGCAGTGAGGGAGTTGGGTGAGAGAGATGGGTCAAGCTTGAAGGCAATTGAGAAGTACATTCATCAATCGCACACTGTAGTTGAAAGTCCAGAAGCTGATCTGAGTACCTTGATAAGATTGGGTGCTAAAAGGGCAGCTGTCAGACAGTTTGTGATTCCTAATGGGAAGAATTATAAATACAATTATAGTCTTCAGAGTTCACAGAGTAGGAGGAAATTGGATGCACAgaagaaaattgcagaaaatgaACCAGATATTACAGTTCGG GCTCCTACTGCTCTTCCGATATGTGCAGAATGCCTCGGCACAGAAGCCAAGAACAAAAAAGGTTTGCCGGAAAAGTTAAGTGCCTGTGCTGAATGTGGATCATTGGTCCACCTCAGCTGTACAACCTCCGGAGCTGAATTGGCTGCCTTGATTGCCAAAGGAGGAAAATGGTTTTGCGAAGACTGTAAAGTTTGCGATGCATGTG GGAACTCTGGAGTGTCAATGTGTTTACTTTGTTGCTGCAACTGCGATCGTAATTACCACATGGGCTGTATGGACCCTCCGGCTGACAAGAAGCTGAAATGCCCATGGCGTTGTCGCCATTGCCTCACGCATCATGACAATGTCAGCAAAATGCAGAAGAAACAGCCGGGAAGtgcaataaagaaaaaaatggacaaAGTCCGCGAGAAAGTTAAAGACAGAAAGTTGCCTAG GTCCAAAGGTGATGCATCTGACACAGCAGAGTCTCCTGTTTCCCCGTCCTGCATCGACCCGCCAACCTCAAACACTCCCGTTAGAAAAGGAAAATCTGCTTCACTGTCGGCTGACGACAAGACGGGCACTCAGGGTACGCAAAATCCCATTAAGTTATCCTCTACCTCAAAATCCTCTTTAGAAATTCACAGCCCCTTAAACGCATCCATGCGTGAAAATACAGAATCCGGAGAAACACTCGCGATAATGTCTAAGGAAAAGcagaagttttttaaacattctgcGTTTAATTCAGAGAAAATGGGTAGCAGATTTAAAGAGAAGATTTCCTTAAAAGCAAACGAGCAAGAAAAGGATGGTGGAAGAAGGAAGGCGAGAACCGATAAAAGTAGTGTGGATAAGTTGCCGAAGAAAGCTGAAAGTAAAAGTGAAAAAGCGCTGCAAGAGAAGAAGTTCGcaatcaatggaaaaaaaagagaggACTCAAGTCCTCCATTTAAGCGAAGTCAAAGGCTTAGGGCTACTACCAAGGcggaagaagaagaaaaaccCATACTGAGACGAAGTGGAAGAACCGAGGCTAgaaagaaagaagaaaaactttCATCTGACGATGAAGAATCTTTGAGTGGCGAAGAATCCTCCAGTGAGGAATGCAGTAGTTCATCCTGTGAATCAGACTCTGACTCTGATGAAGAAGATTCAGATTCTTCAATTGAAAATTCCCAATCTGACTCCAACATTCGGATGCAAAGAGTCGTTATACCgcaaaataattctaaaattaaaacttttggaAGCATAAGCGGAATCGAGCAGGACAAGGATGCACCTTGGGGATTTGCAGCTGCAGCTCAAGGTATGGAAACTAGAAAGACCGCGAAAGACAAAGATGGTAAAAGGGAcggacaaaatttattttccgaaGCCGTCAGCCTTTTTGAAACCTCCTCAGAAAAGATCGATGCAAAGCACGATGACAGAAAAGCTGCCCAAGGTCTTGGCCAACTGAAAGGTCTTTTCGATGGTTtgtctcattttttttcaacgccATCGCCAAGCAGAGCCAGTAGGACGCAGCCGAATTACAATCCCAACAAAAGAAAACCGAAGGATGAACCATCCAAGAAAGAACCGGAATTAAATAGTGATAAAGACGATCTTAAGGATGAACCTCCAAATGAACCCAAAAAGAGTTCAGATCCCATTCCTCAACCTTTTCTTCCTCCTTCCCCGGCGTTATCACCGAGTGACCTGGTCAAATCGGCAGTGAATTCTCAACGGCTCGAAACCACCGAGCAATTGAAACCCATTAAAGCGGAGGATCAAGTGAAATCTGCGGTTTTGAGCGATAAGTTGTCAGTGACGCCGGCGAAAAAACGGATTCAACAGGTGCCTTCGACACCATCCTTCAACAGTCAGACGG ACGATGTGAGGCCATTTCAACTTCCTCCAGGCTGTAACCATAAGGATCTGGAGCTATTTAAAGAGGCTCGCGAAAAAGCAAATGCTCACACCGCTGCTCTACTGCAAGAAGCTGAACTGGCCAATCAAAACTCGATGCTTGTATCTCCCTCAAAACTGATGCAAGAACAGCCCAGAAATCCTGGAGCCATCGAGTTCGGTAAATACGAAATACACACATGGTATTCCAGTCCGTTCCCCCAGGAGTATGCTCGGCTTCCTAAACTTTTTCTTTGCGAGTTTTGTTTGAAGTATACTAAAAGTAAAGCAG TGCTAAAGAGACATCAAGACAAATGCACATGGAGGCACCCACCTGCAACAGAAATTTATAGATGTGGAGATATTTCAGTATTCGAGGTGGATGGCAATGTAAATAAGATTTATTGTCAGAATTTGTGCCTTTTAGCCAAACTGTTTCTTGACCACAAAACGCTGTACTATGATGTGGAGCCCTTTCTGTTTTAcgtattaacaaaaaatgataaaaaggGATGTCATTTAGTTGGGTATTTTTCCAAGGAGAAGCACTGCATTCAGAAGTATAACGTTAGTTGTATTATGACTATGCCGCACTACCAACGTCAGGGATTTGGCagatttttaatagatttca GTTATCTTTTATCTAAAGAGGAAGGCCAACCAGGAACGCCAGAAAAACCCCTCTCCGACTTGGGaaaagtttcttattattccTATTGGAAATCTGTGGTATTAGAATACTTAGTGACTCATAGGAATGAGCAGATAGATTTAACGCTTATTAGTAAGGAAACCGGCATGTATTGCCAAGACGTAGCTTTAGCGTTACAGTTGTTAggttttataaaatatgtatcaaCCGATGAAGGGCGAACGAAAGTCATAGCCTCAGTGGATTGGGAGAAGGTAGATAATCATGCGGAAAGAGTTGCCAAATCCAAAACGCGAATACCAATAGATGTTGAATGCCTTAGGTGGAAGCCGCTACTGTCCAACGCTGCAAGTCAATTTAGGGAAGACAAATCGGACGAGGATAGTGGCAGAACTGGTACAGAAACATCTGCCAATATTATCATAGCTCCAGAAACaattataattgaaaacaCTCTGGGAGTTAAGCTTAAGAGGGGCAAAAAAAGAAAGGTAAGCGTTTCTAAGATCTTAAAAACGCCCAAACCCGAAagtcaaaaacgaaataatgTTGCAATTGAGGCTGCACCTGAAGTTGCCTCAGCATCTGAAGAGTTTGAGGTGACTTCATCAGGAAGAAAAAGAACTAGACCAATGAAGTTTAATGAAACCACTTATGCTGATAGGAAGCCGATTAAAACCCAAGTAACAGGGGATAATAAACGAAAGAAGACTGAGCCTGACATCGATAAGGACGTTGTTAAGAAAGCTAAAATTGAAGAGAAATCAGATGTTAGTAGTGATCACGTCAAAACAGCTTCAAAAAGTGATGAAGAGTGTGCTATCAAAAGTAGTGTTGAAGAGCCTGTTAAAGAGGGTGAAAATCCAGATAAATCTGATATTATTAGTACCCCAGCTTCCTCCACTAGGCTGAAGAGAAGCACTCCTCAGAGtaaagaaaaagttgttgGGGAAAGATGGTCACAGCGTCGGGCCAAAAGGCAGAAAGAGCTGAATGGACTTCAAAAAGTAGAAGAGCATTCACAGCAAGAGAGTGAAAATGTTGACGACCAGCCAAATGTATTACTGCCCGAACCAAACAAATCAAAGCAACAAAGTTTgaacgaaaatattaaaacggATACTGGTCAACAACCTTCGGAGGAACTTGAAGTCGAAGCAGGTACAAAACTGGTAGGAACTCCGCAACTGAAGAAAAAGAGGCCGGTAAAGAAACGTCGAGCTTGGAACAAAAGTCGGAGACTTCCAATCGGTGATTTGCCATCAGCGCAACCCACATTGCCGCAGCTTATCAAAGCGAAACAGTTACACAGAAGCGGCAAAGGAAGCGAAAGTGACTCTGTGGTGTCTGAGAGATCTGAGGACGACCAGTTTGGTACCGGTATAAATAGCAACCAAGTGGGTACCGCTGTAAGTCCTGTTGATAAACTCagtgataaaataaaattgaagaaaccTTCAAGGATATCTACTGAGGAAGATTCGAGTGCTGAAGCTGACGATGAAATGGAAAATGATGAGCTTCCTATACATAAAGATTCGACGCCGATGAAGTACAAATACTCGAAAATGACACCTACTCGCGACGAACATTTACGAACACCTCCCAAAAATAAAACCTCCCCTTTGTTGAAATCTGGAGAGGGAGATAGAAAAGCTCTTTATTCTTCCACCACTTCGGAATCGGAAACTGAAATTGATGGGCAGAAAATTAAGACAATCTCCAGCAAGAAAATGTTGGAATTGTCAAAGAATAGTAGTTTTGATTTTAGTGAAGGGGTGAAAGAAGAAGATCAAGCACAAAAATCGACACAAGAGTCAAATGAAGTTAAACAAGGTGAAGATCAGTTAAAATGTACTAGTAAAACTTCATCCCCTGTGGCGGTTGAATCCAGTAGAATGTCTGTTGATATGGAAATCGAGAGGCTTGAAGATTCGCAGGTTAtcattgaacaaaaaaatcagatAATACAAAAAACGCAGCAACCAGAAGTTAATGAGACATCTGCGCCTTCAAAGTCGGCATCTGAACAGAAAGTACAAACTCCTGAGTTAAAGTCTCAAGTACCTGAAGATATAGGAATCAGTAATAAGCAGGCGAGCCCTAGTGCTACAAACCCTCAAGTACCAGAAGTACAAGAAACCGTGCCTACCTCTTCGACTAGTTCAATCGTTGTTCCTGCAGAGCTACTGAGAGTTGAGTCTCCTAAAACTATCCCTAGTGTTGTCACCAAAGGAGAACAGGTCGCTTCGCCGGCTTTAAGTCAAGCAGGGCCAGAACAAGCTACTACAGATATTTGCAAGCCTCCTATTAGTTCTGTTCCGCTAAACATTGAGCATGttgatttaaaacttcaaatacCAATTGAACAATCGTACATTCCTCAAACTGCTTTTCCAAATGCACCAATTAATAACCCAGTAATTAAAGCGTCTTCTCCTAAAATGCCAACACCGTCTCATGAACTGCATGTTTCCCAAACCTCAAATCCACCACAGACTTCAATAGTTCCTCAGCCTCTTATATTTGACAAGCCCACGTTAGCTGCTGCGACCAATGAATCAGAACTCCGGAAATCTTGTATATCGGACTCTCAACCTGCGGAATTAATGAATCTTAAACCAGTCGAATTGCTTCCCTCCAAAGAAATCGCAAAGCCAATGAAGGCACCGCAACCGCAGCAAAAGTTGAGCCCGGAAAAGCCATCCAAGGACCTTGGTCAACTACAACCACCTTCCAAAGAAGTTTGCATTCCTCCCCAACTGCAGCCACCTCCCAAAGAGCTTTGTATTCCTTCTCAACCTCAACCAATATCAGAGGTTAAATCTGTAATTGAGAAAACGCCTCTAAAAGACGTTAAAACACCAAGCCATGATTCTAAATATACAGAGGCGAGAGAAAAGCACAAAGAAGAACATAAAGTGGCTTCTAAACAAGAGCTCAGAGTGGAGCGAAACAAACCAGAGAAATATGAGGATAAAAGGTTCCAGCAGAAGATATTTGAGGACAAATTATCTTTTGAACAAAACGAGGCTTTGTTGGCAGCGAGCATGGCCAGCCAAGGGTATCATATGAACATGAACATGACTCCACAATATCCATGGCAATGGGAGCGTCTCTGGAATAACAAATACTACGACCCAACTAAAAGGGATTACCCCAGTTATCCCATGCCTCCTTTGCAATTTCCCTTGGATATGATTCCTACAGCGAAACAACCGCCCAGTGCCGAAAAAGAGAAACCTTCAAGCAAAAGCCACAGATACGATTCCCCAAAGTATAGTCAGCCTCTTAATTCTAGCAGCAGTAGGGCTTCTAGCAGTGCAAGCAAAAACGAACATAAGGATAAGAACCAATCTCCTAGAAAAGAGGAAAGGATGAAGTTAAAGTTGGATCAGGAGGCTAGTAGGACGGCTGCTGAACAATATAAGGTCAATTGTTCAGTACCCAACACCATTCCAAATATTGAACCAAAGCATCCGTGTGAACCCTCCATGCAATTGAGTCATTCTGGAAAAATCATCAACAAGCAGAAGGAGGAGCCGCAAAAGCTTGACAATCGAGATATAATGCACCAACACACAGTGTTGAAACAACCACCCCAAACAGCTCCCGAAATGCCACCTTCAATGGGAGTATACACGCCCGATTCTACAACGAATTCAGTGCACAGCTTGCCATTTGCTTCTTGTGAGTTGGATGTGTCTCATATGGGCTTAGAATCCCCTGCCTCAATATCCAGCGATATGGCTTCGCAGAACTCTGTAGAAGTGGTGAGACCCTCATCAACGGTATCTTCCCACTCCGGCCATGGAAACGCTGTGCAAGTGCCTCAAACCAACTACGATTGTATGCAGCAGCATACTTTACAAGCCCAAGGAGTAACTATTCCTGCATCAAGCCCGGGGTTGAATAATACCATGCAAATTCAACAGCAATCGCCGCAACATCCAAACTCGGGAAGCTCGGGTAAAAGGCAAATGCAACAGCAAAGAAGTCGAGCAAATACTCCATCGAGTAAGCAACATAACATGAGGGCGACTCCCCCAAATTCAGTTCAACCGCAAAGTTCTGCTGCCTCCTCTGCGAGGCATAGGACAACTCCTCCTGGGGGACTTCAGCATCAACATGCTATGCAAATGAGTCCCTCAGGGGGCAATGCTCAGCATCCCGTCATGCAGCATCAACACCAGCAGCAACTTCAGCAACATTTACATCAACAGGTGGCAGCAGCGCATCAAGGCTACCCACAGCATCTTGCATCAACTGCCATGCATCACCAACATTCTCACCATGGTCATCATTCGGTAATTAGTCAAGCAAATTATATTCCCGTTGCGACCACTCAAGGCTTTTCGGCGCAGGGATCTAGTACTTATGTGAACGTCCCTATGACTAGTGTTATACAACACAGAATGGCGCAACAAGGTGGAATTAGCCCGTTAGGAACTTTGACTTCGGGGCATCAGAACTTAGCTGCCTCACCTAACTGCGCAGTAACTACTGGGGCTAGTTTTTATATTCAAGCTAATCCCCATACGCACGCGCATAGTTCACGAGCCACAGTACCAACTCCGTCACCCAATTCCTTGCAAGGGAATGCAGCTCAGCCCAATTCCGGGAATGCCAGTTGCAGTTTGGCAAAGCTGCAACAGATGGTGCATGACAATACCGGACAGACGGCGGCTTGCAACACCATGACTCCGCCCCCCACTTCTATGACCCCTCCCTCTCATCACCCGCATACAATGACACCACCACCCAGCCATCAGGCGATGATCCAGAATCAATCTGTTCGAAACTTAACTCCTCCTTCTGCTATACCTTCAAATCTACAGCAACAGGTTTTGGGATATCATAAATATTACCAAACCAATATGAACGTGAACCAATTAAGTGGTTCGGTTACTCCACCTATTGGTCAGAATATCGGACGCTCTCCCCGTAATTCTACTTCAAATGTGGCTGCTATGCAGCATATGCAAACAGGCTCGAGTCGTGGGAGCGCTAACGTTTCGTTGAATCCTTACGTTATGAATAATTCTTTGAATGGTTACCGGATAGCCCCTCAACAAGCTCCCAGCGCTGTAACAGGATACATCACTAATACACCTGCTGGATTTATGAATAATCAATTGCCAACGATGCAAATGATGAACATGGCGGCTCAAACGCAATACCAAGATCCGGCAGCGTTGCAACGGGCGCAGCAAAGTACCATGTATACTTACAATTATATTAATGGTATTATGAGGCGTTAA